DNA sequence from the Halobacterium sp. DL1 genome:
GGGCGAGCCGGGTGCTCGGGTGAGCTGGAATCCGTGTGCTGATACGGTCCCCCGGCGTAGGCCGCGGCGATGAGCCGCCGGTTCCGCTGGACCCGACCGCTACCCGACGGCGACGCGGTGACGGTTACGCGCGTCGTCGGCGACCACGAGGAGGGCGCGGACGGTCGACAGCGTCGCTACACGCTGGAGTTCCCGCCCGGGAGCGACGCGTCCGTCGAACCCACCGACGAGGTCCGTGCTCGAGTAGAAGACGGTACACACTGGGTGACCGTCGACGACGGTGCTGGCCTGACTCGCGTTCGACTCCGGGTCAGCGACGCGACGTCCGCCGTTCGGCTCCCGTCCCCCTCGTTCGACGAGCGCTGCACGGCCGCCATCGACGGGAACGAGGCGGCGGCCCGCGACCTGCTCGGTACTGTCGCGGGACCGGTCGCGCTGGCGTTCGCGTGCGGCGAGTTCCTCGACCCGGCAGCGCTCGCAGCGCTCCTGGACACGGTCACGAGCGCGGACAGTGGCGCCTCCGACGAAATCCACGCTGCCCGGTACGACGTCCTCCGGGCAGCGATTACGACGCCTGCGGGACCGACTGTCGACAGACGCGAAGCGTTCGAGACGCTGGCCGAAGGGCTGGACGCGGCACCCGCTATCGGCGACGTGGACGCGGTGGACGCACTCGCCGACGCACTGTTCGTCGCCTGCGACTCGCCGGGGGAAGCTCGCGCACTCCTCGATTCGCTCGGCTACGACCTGCGCGACCTGGAATCGAGCGGTGACGGTCGCTTCCTCGCGTACTACCTCGCCCACGTCGCGACGACCGGCGGTGTGAGCGCGGCGAAACACGACGCCGCCAGGCGGGCGACGGACCTGTCTAGCGAGGAGGCGACGACGCGGGCCGAGAACGCGGACTACTGGGACCGCGGCGCCGCGTGGCGGGACGCCGTCGTGCCCGCCGCCGACCGCTCGTTCGAGGAGTTCGCGTACGTGCTCGCGAACGCGCTCTACTGGACCGGCGAGGTCGGACGCGGCGACTCCCGGGCCGACGAACTCTGCTTCGCGGGCGCCGCGGCCGCCGCGCGGACCATCGACCTGGAGTGGGTCGTCGGCCACGCGCGCTTCGAGCGGGCGCGCGCCGTCGGCCACCGCCACCGGAGCAAACGGAACCACGCGCTCGCGCTGGCCGCGTTCGACCGTGCCCGCAGAATCGCCGGCCAGTACTCGTTCCTCGACCCCTGGGAGCCGAAGTACAGCCACGCCGTCGTCGCGTCGAACCGCCACTCGACCGCGGGGGACCACGCGGCCGCCATCGAAGCGCTCGCCGAGGGACGGGACACCCTCGAAGCGCAGGACGTTCCTGCGGAGCGCCTCGAGGAGATGCTGGCGCACCTCGACGCCCAGCGCCACGAGCGCAGCGCCATCCTCGCCGACGACCCCGAGTCAGAGGTTTCACATCTCGAATCTGCAGTCGAGAACTACGAGTCCGTGGAGTTCGAGCGCTCGCTCGAACGCGTCAGAGAGAAACTGGACGAGGCCCGCGACGCCGCCGACGCGGCCGTCGAGCACGAGGACTCGGGGGACGAGTCGAGCACTGAGTTCGTGGCCGATCTCCCCCGGAAGACGCTCCGCGCGACTGCGGACCGTGGGCCGACACTCGCCGACATACCGAGCCTCCACGACTTCCTCACGGAACCGGACCCGAACGCCGTGGGGAGCGCGGATCCTGGCGTGCTGCCGAACGAACGCGGAAACGACGGGTTCGGCGATCCCGACCCACGTGGCTACTGAGTCGGGTCGTGTTCCGGTCGACTACGATTCGTGGGGGACGGAGAGGACCACTGCCTCGCCGGAGATGACCGTCTCGTCCGTCTCGGCGGTGGTGTCGACGCGCAGTCGGTCGCCGCCGAGTTCCTCGAGGACTTCCACGCGCGCGGTGACGATATCTCCGGGATAGACGGGGTTCTCGAACTGGAGGTCCTGGGAGAGGTAGACGATGTCGCCCGGGAGGTCCGCGAGCGCGGCGCTGACGGGGCCGGCGGAGAGCATCCCGTGGGCGATGCGGCCGCCGAACATCGTCTCGCTGGCGTAGTCGTCGTCGGCGTGGATGGGGTTGTCGTCGCCGGAGAGGTCGGCGTACGTTTCGATGGTCTCCTCGGTCACGGTGATGGAGGCGTCGGCGGTGTCGCCGACGGACGCGACTGGCATACCCGGAACTCCCTGCCCGCTCGCCGAAAACCCCGTGGTTAACATGTGAAACACGGGGTTGAAGGCGGGGGTCGTGTATCAGTCACCTATGGAGACGGTTTCTCGTGACGGCGTCACGCTGGCCTACGAGCGGGCGGGGCCGGCGGACGCGGAGACGGTCGTCCTCGTTGAGGGACTGGGGTACGGCCGCTGGATGTGGCACTGGCAGCGAGACGCCCTCGAAGACGAGTACGACGTGATCATCCCCGACAACCGGGGGACGGGGGACTCCGACGCCCCGGAGGGACCGTACAGCATCGCGGAGATGGCGGCGGACCTAGACGCGGTGCTCGCGGACGCAGGGGTCGAGGCGGCGCACGTCGTCGGCGCGAGCATGGGAGGGATGATAGCCCAGCAGTACGCGCTGGACTTCGACCGCGCCGAGTCGCTGACGCTGCTCTGTACGTCGCCGGGTGGTGAGCTGGCCGAACCCACGCCCTCGGAGACCCAGCAGCGGATGTTCGACGTTCCGGAGGACCTCGACGAGCGCGAGGAGATCCAGTACAAGATGGAACCGGCGGCTACCGAGCGACTGCTTGGAGACGAGGACCTCGTGGAGCAGATAGTCGACTGGCGCCTCGAGTCCGACGCGCCCCAGCACGCCCGGGAAGCCCAGGGCGCCGCCGTCGCGGCGTTCGACGCCAGCGACCGCCTCGGAGAAATCGACGTTCCGGTGCTCGTGATGCACGGCACCGCCGACCGCGTTCTCCCCGTGGCGAACTCGCGGCTCATCCACGAACGGCTGCCGGACAGTGACCTCGAACTCGTCGAGGGCGGCCCGCACCTGTTCTTCGTCGAGGACGCGGCGCGCGTGAACGAGACGCTCCTGGCATTCCTCGATGACTGAAACGGGCGACTGGGTGGGCGACTGGAGCGCCCGCCGCGCGACGCTCTCCCCGGACGCTGACGCGCTCACGGACGCGACCACGGGCGAGACGTGGACGTACGCCGACCTCGACGCTCGCGCCAATCGGACCGCGCGACTGCTCGACGAGTTCGGCGTCGCCGACGGCGAACGAGTCGCAGTCGTCTCCCGGAACCGTCCCGAACTGGTCGACCTCCTGTTCGCCTGCGGGAAGACGGGTGGCGTCCTCGCGCCGCTGTCCCACAGGCTGGCACCGCCGGAGCTCGCGGAACTGCTCGACTCGGTGACGCCCGGACTCGTGGTCGTCGAGGAACCGTTCGACGAGGACGTCGCCGACGCGCTCCCCGACGACGTGGACGTACTCTCGCTGCCGACCGATGGCGACCACGCGTGGTCGGCGTTCGGTGAGGCGCTCCCGGCGGACGACTCGCCGGTGGAGACGGCCGACCTCTCGACGGACGACCCGTTCATGTTCCTCCACACCGGCGGTTCGACGGGCACGCCGAAGGAGACGGTGCTCACGCACGGGTCGGTGACGTGGAACGCGACGAACACGGTGACTGCGTGGGGTCTGCGTCCGGGGGACGCGACGCCGATGGTGTTCCCGATGTTCCACACCGGCGGCTGGCACGTGCTCACGCTACCGCTATTCCACGTCGGCGGACACGTCGTCGTCGCCCGTGACTTCGACCCCGGCGAGGTGCTGGGCTACGTCAAG
Encoded proteins:
- a CDS encoding acyl dehydratase; the encoded protein is MPVASVGDTADASITVTEETIETYADLSGDDNPIHADDDYASETMFGGRIAHGMLSAGPVSAALADLPGDIVYLSQDLQFENPVYPGDIVTARVEVLEELGGDRLRVDTTAETDETVISGEAVVLSVPHES
- a CDS encoding 3-oxoadipate enol-lactone hydrolase is translated as METVSRDGVTLAYERAGPADAETVVLVEGLGYGRWMWHWQRDALEDEYDVIIPDNRGTGDSDAPEGPYSIAEMAADLDAVLADAGVEAAHVVGASMGGMIAQQYALDFDRAESLTLLCTSPGGELAEPTPSETQQRMFDVPEDLDEREEIQYKMEPAATERLLGDEDLVEQIVDWRLESDAPQHAREAQGAAVAAFDASDRLGEIDVPVLVMHGTADRVLPVANSRLIHERLPDSDLELVEGGPHLFFVEDAARVNETLLAFLDD